The following are from one region of the Mycetohabitans rhizoxinica HKI 454 genome:
- the ahcY gene encoding adenosylhomocysteinase, whose translation MNAAVYEKSPSQDYVVADPSLAAWGRKELNIAETEMPGLVQMRDEYRAEQPLKGARIAGSLHMTIQTGVLIETLKALGADVRWASCNVFSTQDHAAAAIAETGTPVFAYKGESLDEYWAFTHRIFEWPNGQFANMILDDGGDATLLLILGAKAEQDRSVISKPLNEEEVALYNAIARRLDVDPRWYSTRLAHIRGVTEETTTGVHRLYQMEREGRLPFPAINVNDSVTKSKFDNLYGCRESLVDGIKRATDVMIAGKIAVVAGYGDVGKGCAQSLRGLGATVWVTEIDPICALQAAMEGYRVVTMEYAADKADIFVTATGNYHVINHDHMKAMRHNAIVCNIGHFDSEIEVASTRQYQWENIKPQVDHIIFPDGKRVILLAEGRLVNLGCATGHPSFVMSNSFTNQTLAQIELFTRGDQYQNKVYVLPKHLDEKVARLHLARIGATLTELSDAQARYIGVDKHGPFKPDHYRY comes from the coding sequence TTTACGAAAAAAGCCCATCCCAGGATTATGTCGTCGCCGACCCGTCGCTCGCCGCGTGGGGCCGCAAGGAACTGAACATTGCCGAGACCGAAATGCCGGGCTTGGTGCAGATGCGCGACGAGTACCGGGCCGAGCAGCCGCTGAAGGGCGCTCGCATCGCCGGCTCGCTGCACATGACGATTCAGACCGGCGTGCTGATTGAGACGTTGAAAGCGCTGGGCGCCGACGTGCGTTGGGCCTCGTGCAACGTCTTCTCGACGCAGGATCACGCAGCGGCGGCGATCGCCGAAACCGGCACGCCGGTGTTTGCGTACAAGGGCGAATCGCTCGACGAATACTGGGCGTTCACGCACCGGATCTTCGAATGGCCGAATGGCCAGTTCGCCAACATGATCCTCGATGACGGCGGCGACGCCACACTGCTGCTGATCCTTGGCGCGAAGGCCGAGCAGGACCGCTCGGTGATCTCCAAGCCGCTCAACGAGGAAGAGGTCGCGTTGTACAACGCGATTGCTCGTCGTCTTGACGTGGACCCGCGCTGGTACTCGACGCGCCTCGCGCACATTCGCGGGGTGACCGAGGAAACTACGACCGGCGTGCATCGGTTGTACCAGATGGAGCGCGAGGGCCGGCTGCCGTTCCCGGCCATCAACGTGAACGATTCGGTGACCAAGTCCAAGTTTGACAACCTGTACGGTTGCCGCGAGTCGCTGGTGGACGGCATCAAGCGTGCCACGGACGTGATGATCGCCGGCAAGATTGCCGTGGTGGCTGGCTACGGTGACGTCGGCAAGGGTTGCGCACAATCGCTGCGCGGGCTCGGCGCGACCGTGTGGGTGACTGAGATCGATCCAATCTGCGCGTTGCAGGCGGCGATGGAAGGCTATCGCGTCGTCACGATGGAGTACGCGGCGGACAAGGCCGACATCTTCGTGACGGCTACCGGCAACTATCATGTGATCAACCACGACCACATGAAGGCGATGCGCCACAACGCGATCGTGTGCAATATCGGCCACTTCGATTCCGAAATCGAGGTAGCGTCCACGCGCCAGTACCAGTGGGAAAATATCAAGCCGCAAGTGGACCACATCATCTTCCCGGATGGTAAGCGGGTGATTTTGCTGGCCGAGGGGCGGCTCGTGAACCTGGGGTGCGCGACCGGCCACCCATCGTTCGTGATGTCCAATTCGTTCACGAATCAGACGCTCGCGCAGATCGAGTTGTTCACGCGCGGCGACCAGTATCAAAACAAGGTCTACGTGCTGCCTAAGCACTTGGATGAAAAGGTCGCGCGACTGCATCTGGCGCGCATCGGCGCGACACTGACCGAGCTTAGCGACGCGCAGGCACGGTATATTGGCGTGGACAAGCACGGTCCGTTCAAGCCGGACCATTACCGTTACTAA
- a CDS encoding phage holin family protein, translating to MTVLLTWLINALALLIITYIVPSIQIKSFGTALIVALVLGLINAIIRPLLILFTLPLTVLTLGVFILVINALCFWLGATLLKGFEVSGFWSAFFGSILYSIVSYLLSALILGQRFTVERWY from the coding sequence ATGACTGTATTGCTGACCTGGTTGATTAATGCGCTTGCGCTGTTGATCATCACGTATATTGTGCCGTCGATTCAAATCAAGAGCTTCGGTACCGCGTTGATCGTCGCGCTCGTGCTCGGGTTAATCAACGCGATTATCCGGCCGCTTCTGATCTTATTCACGCTGCCGCTGACGGTGCTTACGCTGGGGGTGTTCATCCTGGTGATTAATGCGTTGTGCTTCTGGTTGGGTGCAACGCTGCTCAAGGGGTTCGAGGTCTCCGGCTTTTGGTCGGCATTCTTTGGCTCGATCCTGTACAGCATCGTGTCGTATCTGCTGAGCGCGCTGATCCTTGGTCAGCGCTTTACCGTCGAGCGCTGGTACTGA